The following proteins are co-located in the Haloplanus sp. HW8-1 genome:
- a CDS encoding CobW family GTP-binding protein, with product MPRDAIPVTILCGSLGAGKTTLLNHLLHEAGDRDVAVLINDMGEINVDADLVSQNADLAVEGGVTELSNGCICCELQDDLEIAVVRLAADRDFDHLVVEASGISEPRPVARLFATGSRAAARYEVASIVAVVDARQFHDAFGDAGAATRRGAPDDATRPLSDLLVEDVEAADFVLLNKTDLVTAAELDAVEEMVHALRPDAEIHRTEHSRVDPERLLRSRYDPEAVERAGWKRALDADGNAGDEPGHAHDHDHAHPETVYGVTSFTYRRRRPFHPERFRATLADLPASVIRAKGTCWVASGADLAYSMHQAGPSVRVEATGPWIASLPEFERDAYRRNHPDLDWDDRWGDRRVELVFIGRGMDEEDLIAALDDCLLTDAELSDSWDAFENAFPTEADEEWVVVEPTP from the coding sequence ATGCCACGGGACGCCATCCCCGTCACCATCCTGTGCGGGAGTCTCGGCGCCGGCAAGACGACGCTGCTCAACCACCTACTCCACGAAGCGGGCGACCGCGACGTCGCCGTCCTCATCAACGACATGGGCGAGATCAACGTCGACGCCGATCTGGTGAGTCAGAACGCCGATCTGGCCGTCGAGGGGGGTGTGACCGAACTCTCGAACGGCTGTATCTGCTGTGAACTGCAGGACGACCTCGAAATCGCCGTCGTCCGTCTCGCGGCCGACCGCGATTTCGACCACCTCGTCGTCGAGGCCTCCGGCATCTCGGAACCGCGACCCGTCGCCCGGCTCTTCGCGACGGGGTCGCGGGCCGCCGCCCGGTACGAGGTCGCCTCCATCGTCGCCGTCGTCGACGCCCGCCAGTTCCACGACGCGTTCGGCGACGCGGGCGCTGCGACCCGCCGAGGCGCGCCCGACGACGCGACCCGTCCGCTCTCCGATCTGCTCGTCGAGGACGTGGAAGCCGCGGACTTCGTCCTCCTGAACAAGACGGATCTGGTCACCGCGGCGGAACTCGACGCCGTCGAGGAGATGGTGCACGCCCTCCGTCCCGACGCCGAGATCCACCGGACGGAACACAGCCGCGTCGATCCGGAACGGCTCCTGCGGTCGCGCTACGACCCCGAGGCGGTCGAGCGAGCGGGCTGGAAGCGGGCGCTGGATGCGGACGGGAACGCGGGCGACGAGCCAGGACACGCTCACGACCACGACCACGCTCATCCCGAGACCGTCTACGGCGTCACCTCGTTCACCTACCGCCGCCGCCGCCCGTTTCATCCCGAGCGGTTTCGCGCCACGCTCGCCGACCTTCCCGCCTCGGTGATCCGGGCCAAGGGGACCTGCTGGGTCGCCAGTGGCGCCGATCTGGCCTACTCGATGCACCAGGCCGGCCCCTCCGTCCGCGTCGAGGCGACCGGCCCCTGGATCGCGAGCCTCCCCGAGTTCGAACGGGACGCCTACCGGCGAAACCATCCGGACCTCGACTGGGACGACCGGTGGGGCGACCGTCGCGTCGAACTCGTGTTCATCGGCCGGGGGATGGACGAGGAGGACCTGATCGCGGCGCTCGACGACTGCCTGCTCACCGACGCGGAGCTATCGGACTCGTGGGACGCGTTCGAGAACGCCTTCCCGACCGAGGCCGACGAGGAGTGGGTGGTCGTGGAGCCGACGCCCTAG
- a CDS encoding zinc-ribbon domain-containing protein, protein MGLIDTITETLQASSSSTNRGDERGESKGAYWCHDCEERRLDLDVEGDEPPACPACGEAMTFERSPGSTGCAC, encoded by the coding sequence ATGGGACTGATCGACACGATCACCGAGACGCTGCAGGCCTCGTCCTCGTCGACGAACCGCGGCGACGAGCGCGGGGAGTCGAAGGGGGCGTACTGGTGTCACGACTGCGAGGAACGGCGCCTCGATCTGGACGTCGAGGGCGACGAACCGCCGGCCTGCCCCGCCTGTGGCGAGGCGATGACGTTCGAGCGGTCGCCCGGATCGACCGGGTGTGCCTGCTAG
- a CDS encoding SRPBCC family protein — protein MREVEVSRFVRAPPRTVERALTPTTVVASEGSFTVRDVSEDGDGTLVTAGARGLELTLRFEARPDGLHYTQAGDAGPFDAMTTELRVEAEDEGSRVTARSAVSLGLPVPALTDRVAAWKRRGELERLLDGLAAEAT, from the coding sequence ATGCGCGAGGTGGAAGTCTCACGATTCGTGCGAGCACCGCCCCGGACGGTGGAGCGCGCGCTGACGCCAACGACGGTCGTCGCGAGCGAGGGGAGCTTCACGGTTCGAGACGTGAGCGAGGACGGGGACGGAACGCTCGTCACCGCGGGCGCCCGGGGGCTGGAACTCACGCTGCGCTTCGAGGCGCGACCGGACGGCCTCCACTACACGCAGGCGGGCGACGCGGGGCCCTTCGACGCCATGACGACCGAACTCCGGGTCGAGGCGGAAGACGAGGGGTCGCGCGTGACCGCGCGGTCGGCGGTGAGTCTGGGCCTCCCCGTGCCGGCGCTGACCGACCGGGTGGCGGCGTGGAAGCGACGGGGCGAACTCGAACGCCTGCTCGACGGTCTGGCCGCGGAGGCGACGTGA
- the upp gene encoding uracil phosphoribosyltransferase, with product MTIEDRDDAYLITHALAKDTLSKIRDADTEQVAFRKGLVKLGRICGYEIIDGAMETEYVSIETPMAETTGERVKGLDDVVIINVLRAATPFVEGLLKAFPRAKQGVISAGRDEEAGMNEDGEFPITVDYVKLPEITEADTVIVADPMLATGSTMSAVLDYVLDGQATPENLFVLSAVSAPAGLLRVADAVPEADLLTVAIDDHLDENGFIVPGLGDAGDRAFRTT from the coding sequence ATGACCATCGAAGACCGCGACGACGCCTACCTCATCACACACGCACTCGCGAAGGACACCCTCTCGAAGATCCGCGACGCCGACACCGAACAGGTCGCCTTCCGCAAGGGGCTGGTAAAACTCGGCCGCATCTGTGGCTACGAGATCATCGACGGGGCGATGGAGACCGAGTACGTCTCCATCGAGACGCCGATGGCCGAGACGACCGGGGAGCGCGTGAAGGGCCTCGACGACGTGGTCATCATCAACGTCCTCCGGGCGGCCACGCCGTTCGTGGAGGGACTGCTCAAGGCCTTCCCCCGCGCCAAACAGGGTGTCATCAGCGCTGGCCGCGACGAGGAGGCCGGGATGAACGAGGACGGCGAGTTCCCGATCACCGTCGACTACGTGAAACTCCCCGAGATCACGGAGGCAGACACCGTCATCGTCGCCGATCCGATGCTCGCCACCGGGTCGACGATGTCGGCCGTCCTCGACTACGTCCTCGATGGGCAGGCGACGCCGGAGAACCTCTTTGTCCTCTCGGCGGTCAGCGCGCCGGCCGGCCTCCTCCGCGTCGCCGACGCCGTCCCCGAGGCGGATCTGCTGACCGTCGCCATCGACGACCACCTCGACGAGAACGGCTTCATCGTCCCCGGCCTCGGCGACGCCGGCGACCGCGCCTTCCGGACGACCTAA
- a CDS encoding IMPACT family protein: MTETYRTVGARAQAAFEVKGSEFVGHVAPAESVDEAEAFVDEVRAAYADATHNVPAYRVPADGGDMLREWSSDDGEPTGSAGKPALNVLVQRDLRNVVAVVTRYYGGVNLGVGGLARAYARGVSDAVDAAGVVEERPHERMTVVVDYDDSGTARGILESEGVDFEAAYEERVRFDVRVPVEAADALRDRLRSATGGRVELG; the protein is encoded by the coding sequence ATGACCGAGACGTACCGCACGGTCGGGGCGCGCGCACAGGCGGCATTCGAAGTGAAAGGGTCGGAGTTCGTCGGCCACGTCGCGCCCGCCGAATCGGTCGACGAGGCCGAGGCATTCGTCGACGAGGTACGGGCGGCGTACGCCGACGCCACCCACAACGTGCCCGCCTACCGCGTGCCCGCCGACGGGGGCGACATGCTCCGGGAGTGGTCGAGCGACGACGGGGAGCCCACGGGGTCGGCGGGCAAGCCCGCGCTGAACGTCCTCGTCCAGCGCGACCTGCGGAACGTCGTCGCGGTCGTGACCCGCTACTACGGCGGCGTCAACCTCGGCGTCGGGGGACTGGCGCGGGCCTACGCCCGCGGTGTCAGCGACGCCGTCGACGCCGCCGGCGTGGTCGAGGAACGCCCCCACGAACGGATGACGGTCGTCGTCGACTACGACGACTCCGGCACCGCTCGCGGGATTCTGGAGAGCGAGGGCGTCGACTTCGAGGCGGCCTACGAGGAACGCGTGCGCTTCGACGTGCGCGTGCCCGTCGAAGCGGCCGACGCGCTCCGTGACCGCCTGCGCTCCGCGACCGGTGGGCGGGTCGAACTCGGGTGA
- a CDS encoding amino acid-binding protein, protein MADEFDRIMEKFEGSPSQQEVIRLLLERGFSVSDEGRVVSGGIEIPNTGIAREIGVDRRVVDSTTDAILDDPELRRIFQNITAIPSLMDLAPVLDLSVLTVWVDDETEPGIVADVTTAIADRGIAIRQVISEDPEFVDDAKLYVITDATLPGDLLVEIRELPYVRRVEF, encoded by the coding sequence ATGGCAGACGAGTTCGACAGAATCATGGAGAAGTTCGAGGGGAGTCCGAGCCAACAGGAGGTGATCCGTCTCCTGCTCGAACGGGGATTCTCCGTCAGCGACGAGGGACGCGTCGTCTCCGGCGGGATCGAGATCCCGAACACGGGGATCGCCCGTGAGATCGGCGTCGACCGCCGGGTCGTGGACTCGACGACCGACGCCATCCTCGACGACCCCGAACTCCGGCGCATCTTCCAGAACATCACGGCCATCCCCAGCCTGATGGATCTGGCACCGGTGCTCGATCTGTCGGTGCTGACGGTCTGGGTCGACGACGAGACGGAACCGGGCATCGTCGCCGACGTAACCACCGCCATCGCGGACCGTGGTATCGCCATCCGGCAGGTGATCAGCGAGGATCCGGAGTTCGTCGACGACGCCAAACTCTACGTCATCACCGACGCGACGCTCCCGGGAGACCTGCTGGTCGAGATCCGCGAGTTGCCGTACGTCCGCCGGGTCGAGTTCTGA